A portion of the Punica granatum isolate Tunisia-2019 chromosome 7, ASM765513v2, whole genome shotgun sequence genome contains these proteins:
- the LOC116213531 gene encoding autophagy-related protein 18h isoform X1: protein MKSYNHKANSSSFGSNHHHHHKNGSTNGFLPNSLKFISSCIKTASSGVRSAGASVAASISSGDSHEHKDQQVLWACFDRIELGPISFKHVLLLGYSNGFQVLDVEDASNVCELASKRDDPVTFLQMQPLPAKSKGCEGFRTSHPLLLVVASDESKSTSVMQNGREAFRDGYTEAPNGSLALSSTAVRFYSLRSHSYVHVLRFRSTVHTVRCSPQIVAIGLAAQIYCFDALTLENKFSVLTYPVPQLGGQGSFGVNMGYGPMDVGPRWLAYAPNNPLLSNSGRISPKSLTPSPGVSPSTSPSNGSLMARYAMESSKQLAAGLINLSDMGYKTLSRYYQELIPDGSSSPVSSNSSWKAVRATTHSADVDTAGMVVVKDFDSRAIISQFRAHTSPISALCFDPSGTLLVTASIHGNNINIFRIMPSSSKTGSGTQRYDWSSSHVHLYKLHRGVTSAVIQDICFSHYSQWIAIITAKGTCHIFLLSPFGGEANLQLHNSHVGQPTLFPAMSLPWWSMPYFMVNQQSSTSHLLPPPPVTAYVASRIKNCNSGWINSVSNAASSATGKVSVPSGAFAAVFHSSGLQNPRPSPAKVHALEHLLVFTPSGHVVQYELLPSMGGESSETVSRTTMGPPAQIQDEELRVKVEPLHWWDVCRRRDWPEKEECISGLTFDSKEAADAVANTSGSADSNGDTESEKSCDHSHFYIANAEVQMSFGRIPIWQQSKIYFYTMNSLSAEELALTGENAAGEIEIEKFSAHEVEIRRKDLLPVFDHFQRSQCDGSERSLSEGTCPPSFISMAKEKPSKDGVMSYPKLDGSMENLNDSLENYYMPVTWSQNGNIDQQRHNVATSPPVSQAYINKACALVSREQFVPGTNGASVPSTCPLPADTSIVQELEAPNSSGSSDDCSANSKGSNLMSNIIEEHVNGSLDFVQYFQEGYCRPSDLNGCPDSAEDIIHDDGSSSPCDRDKSEEEGDNDDMLGGVFAFSE, encoded by the exons ATGAAGAGTTACAACCACAAGGCTAATAGCAGCAGTTTTGGTAGCAACCATCATCACCACCACAAGAACGGCTCGACGAATGGATTCTTGCCAAATTCACTGAAGTTCATCTCGTCCTGTATCAAAACCGCCTCCTCCGGTGTACGGTCGGCCGGCGCCTCGGTTGCCGCCTCAATCTCCTCCGGCGATTCTCATGAGCACAAGGACCAG CAGGTGCTGTGGGCTTGTTTTGACAGGATAGAGCTTGGCCCAATTTCCTTCAAGCATGTTCTTTTGTTAGGTTACTCAAATGGGTTTCAAGTCCTTGATGTGGAAGATGCCTCTAATGTCTGTGAACTTGCCTCGAAACGTGATGATCCAGTCACATTTTTACAGATGCAGCCCCTTCCTGCAAAGTCCAAGGGATGTGAAGGATTCAGGACCTCTCACCCTTTGCTCTTGGTGGTTGCATCTGATGAGTCAAAGAGCACCAGTGTGATGCAAAATGGAAGAGAAGCTTTTAGAGATGGCTATACCGAGGCTCCAAATGGAAGCCTAGCTCTTTCTTCAACAGCTGTTCGATTTTACTCACTGAGGTCTCACAGTTATGTTCATGTTCTAAGGTTTAGGTCAACTGTGCATACAGTTAGATGCAGTCCCCAAATAGTTGCCATCGGACTTGCTGCACAA ATATATTGTTTTGACGCTCTTACTCTTGAGAATAAGTTCAGCGTCCTTACTTACCCTGTACCTCAATTGGGAGGGCAAGGGAGCTTTGGGGTTAATATGGGCTATGGCCCCATGGATGTGGGTCCAAGGTGGTTGGCTTATGCTCCTAACAATCCTTTGTTATCCAACAGTGGTCGTATTAGTCCCAAAAGTCTTACACCTTCACCAGGTGTCAGTCCATCCACTTCACCAAGTAATGGCAGTCTCATGGCTCGCTATGCAATGGAATCTAGTAAGCAATTGGCTGCTGGATTAATCAACCTCAGTGACATGGGCTACAAGACCTTGTCCAGGTACTACCAAGAACTTATCCCTGACGGGTCTAGTTCTCCAGTATCATCCAATTCAAGCTGGAAAGCAGTCCGGGCTACAACTCATTCCGCTGATGTAGACACTGCTGGGATG GTAGTTGTGAAGGACTTCGACTCCAGAGCTATTATATCACAGTTCAGGGCTCACACCAGCCCAATTTCGGCTTTATGTTTTGATCCAAGTGGGACACTGCTAGTTACTGCCTCAATACATGGGAACAATATTAACATTTTTCGTATAATGCCATCTAGCTCGAAGACAGGGTCAGGCACTCAACGTTATGATTGGAGCTCTTCACACGTGCATTTGTACAAACTTCACCGTGGAGTGACTTCAGCA GTGATCCAAGACATATGTTTTAGTCATTACAGTCAGTGGATTGCAATTATAACTGCCAAGGGAACTTGTCATATATTTCTTCTATCTCCATTTGGCGGTGAAGCTAATCTTCAACTACATAACTCTCATGTTGGGCAACCCACACTTTTTCCTGCTATGTCTTTGCCTTGGTGGTCTATGCCATACTTCATGGTAAATCAGCAATCCTCTACATCACATTTGCTGCCGCCACCGCCTGTTACCGCATATGTAGCCAGCAGAATTAAAAACTGTAACTCCGGATGGATAAACTCTGTTAGCAATGCTGCCTCCTCTGCGACTGGAAAGGTTTCAGTTCCATCAGGAGCATTTGCTGCCGTATTTCATAGCTCTGGACTGCAGAATCCTCGGCCTTCTCCTGCTAAGGTTCATGCCTTGGAACACTTGTTGGTCTTTACTCCTTCCGGGCATGTTGTGCAGTATGAGCTTCTGCCTTCAATGGGGGGAGAATCCAGTGAAACTGTCTCGAGAACTACGATGGGTCCCCCAGCACAGATACAGGATGAAGAGCTACGAGTGAAAGTTGAACCTCTCCACTGGTGGGATGTTTGCAGAAGAAGAGATTGGCCTGAAAAAGAAGAATGCATTTCTGGACTGACTTTTGACAGTAAGGAAGCTGCTGATGCAGTTGCTAATACCTCTGGTTCTGCAGATAGTAATGGAGACACAGAGTCCGAAAAATCCTGTGACCATTCACATTTTTATATTGCCAATGCTGAGGTCCAGATGAGCTTTGGGAGGATACCAATATGGCAACAATCTAAG ATATATTTTTACACAATGAATTCTCTGAGTGCTGAAGAGCTGGCCCTGACTGGTGAAAATGCTGCCGGggaaattgaaattgagaaGTTTTCAGCTCATGAGGTCGAAATAAGACGAAAAGATCTATTGCCTGTTTTTGACCATTTTCAAAGAAGTCAGTGTGATGGGAGTGAAAG GAGCCTTTCAGAGGGAACATGCCCACCTTCCTTTATTAGCATGGCTAAGGAGAAACCGTCCAAAGATGGTGTCATGTCCTACCCAAAGTTAGATGGCTCGATGGAAAATTTGAATG ATTCACTGGAGAACTACTACATGCCCGTTACTTGGTCTCAGAATGGGAATATTGACCAGCAAAGGCATAATGTTGCCACATCACCTCCAGTGTCGCAAGCTTATATCAACAAGGCTTGTGCTCTAGTTTCTCGGGAACAGTTTGTCCCTGGTACTAATGGTGCATCAGTACCATCAACCTGTCCACTTCCTGCTGACACAAGCATTGTCCAAGAACTTGAGGCCCCAAACAGCAGCGGCTCAAGTGATGATTGCAGTGCAAATTCCAAGGGTTCTAATCTGATGTCGAACATAATTGAGGAGCATGTTAATGGGTCTTTGGACTTTGTGCAGTACTTCCAGGAAGGATACTGCCGACCATCGGATCTAAATGGATGCCCTGATTCTGCGGAAGATATTATTCATGATGATGGCAGTAGCAGTCCCTGTGACAGGGACAAGTCCGAGGAAGAAGGTGATAATGATGACATGCTTGGAGGAGTTTTTGCTTTCTCCGAATAA
- the LOC116213531 gene encoding autophagy-related protein 18h isoform X2 gives MKSYNHKANSSSFGSNHHHHHKNGSTNGFLPNSLKFISSCIKTASSGVRSAGASVAASISSGDSHEHKDQVLWACFDRIELGPISFKHVLLLGYSNGFQVLDVEDASNVCELASKRDDPVTFLQMQPLPAKSKGCEGFRTSHPLLLVVASDESKSTSVMQNGREAFRDGYTEAPNGSLALSSTAVRFYSLRSHSYVHVLRFRSTVHTVRCSPQIVAIGLAAQIYCFDALTLENKFSVLTYPVPQLGGQGSFGVNMGYGPMDVGPRWLAYAPNNPLLSNSGRISPKSLTPSPGVSPSTSPSNGSLMARYAMESSKQLAAGLINLSDMGYKTLSRYYQELIPDGSSSPVSSNSSWKAVRATTHSADVDTAGMVVVKDFDSRAIISQFRAHTSPISALCFDPSGTLLVTASIHGNNINIFRIMPSSSKTGSGTQRYDWSSSHVHLYKLHRGVTSAVIQDICFSHYSQWIAIITAKGTCHIFLLSPFGGEANLQLHNSHVGQPTLFPAMSLPWWSMPYFMVNQQSSTSHLLPPPPVTAYVASRIKNCNSGWINSVSNAASSATGKVSVPSGAFAAVFHSSGLQNPRPSPAKVHALEHLLVFTPSGHVVQYELLPSMGGESSETVSRTTMGPPAQIQDEELRVKVEPLHWWDVCRRRDWPEKEECISGLTFDSKEAADAVANTSGSADSNGDTESEKSCDHSHFYIANAEVQMSFGRIPIWQQSKIYFYTMNSLSAEELALTGENAAGEIEIEKFSAHEVEIRRKDLLPVFDHFQRSQCDGSERSLSEGTCPPSFISMAKEKPSKDGVMSYPKLDGSMENLNDSLENYYMPVTWSQNGNIDQQRHNVATSPPVSQAYINKACALVSREQFVPGTNGASVPSTCPLPADTSIVQELEAPNSSGSSDDCSANSKGSNLMSNIIEEHVNGSLDFVQYFQEGYCRPSDLNGCPDSAEDIIHDDGSSSPCDRDKSEEEGDNDDMLGGVFAFSE, from the exons ATGAAGAGTTACAACCACAAGGCTAATAGCAGCAGTTTTGGTAGCAACCATCATCACCACCACAAGAACGGCTCGACGAATGGATTCTTGCCAAATTCACTGAAGTTCATCTCGTCCTGTATCAAAACCGCCTCCTCCGGTGTACGGTCGGCCGGCGCCTCGGTTGCCGCCTCAATCTCCTCCGGCGATTCTCATGAGCACAAGGACCAG GTGCTGTGGGCTTGTTTTGACAGGATAGAGCTTGGCCCAATTTCCTTCAAGCATGTTCTTTTGTTAGGTTACTCAAATGGGTTTCAAGTCCTTGATGTGGAAGATGCCTCTAATGTCTGTGAACTTGCCTCGAAACGTGATGATCCAGTCACATTTTTACAGATGCAGCCCCTTCCTGCAAAGTCCAAGGGATGTGAAGGATTCAGGACCTCTCACCCTTTGCTCTTGGTGGTTGCATCTGATGAGTCAAAGAGCACCAGTGTGATGCAAAATGGAAGAGAAGCTTTTAGAGATGGCTATACCGAGGCTCCAAATGGAAGCCTAGCTCTTTCTTCAACAGCTGTTCGATTTTACTCACTGAGGTCTCACAGTTATGTTCATGTTCTAAGGTTTAGGTCAACTGTGCATACAGTTAGATGCAGTCCCCAAATAGTTGCCATCGGACTTGCTGCACAA ATATATTGTTTTGACGCTCTTACTCTTGAGAATAAGTTCAGCGTCCTTACTTACCCTGTACCTCAATTGGGAGGGCAAGGGAGCTTTGGGGTTAATATGGGCTATGGCCCCATGGATGTGGGTCCAAGGTGGTTGGCTTATGCTCCTAACAATCCTTTGTTATCCAACAGTGGTCGTATTAGTCCCAAAAGTCTTACACCTTCACCAGGTGTCAGTCCATCCACTTCACCAAGTAATGGCAGTCTCATGGCTCGCTATGCAATGGAATCTAGTAAGCAATTGGCTGCTGGATTAATCAACCTCAGTGACATGGGCTACAAGACCTTGTCCAGGTACTACCAAGAACTTATCCCTGACGGGTCTAGTTCTCCAGTATCATCCAATTCAAGCTGGAAAGCAGTCCGGGCTACAACTCATTCCGCTGATGTAGACACTGCTGGGATG GTAGTTGTGAAGGACTTCGACTCCAGAGCTATTATATCACAGTTCAGGGCTCACACCAGCCCAATTTCGGCTTTATGTTTTGATCCAAGTGGGACACTGCTAGTTACTGCCTCAATACATGGGAACAATATTAACATTTTTCGTATAATGCCATCTAGCTCGAAGACAGGGTCAGGCACTCAACGTTATGATTGGAGCTCTTCACACGTGCATTTGTACAAACTTCACCGTGGAGTGACTTCAGCA GTGATCCAAGACATATGTTTTAGTCATTACAGTCAGTGGATTGCAATTATAACTGCCAAGGGAACTTGTCATATATTTCTTCTATCTCCATTTGGCGGTGAAGCTAATCTTCAACTACATAACTCTCATGTTGGGCAACCCACACTTTTTCCTGCTATGTCTTTGCCTTGGTGGTCTATGCCATACTTCATGGTAAATCAGCAATCCTCTACATCACATTTGCTGCCGCCACCGCCTGTTACCGCATATGTAGCCAGCAGAATTAAAAACTGTAACTCCGGATGGATAAACTCTGTTAGCAATGCTGCCTCCTCTGCGACTGGAAAGGTTTCAGTTCCATCAGGAGCATTTGCTGCCGTATTTCATAGCTCTGGACTGCAGAATCCTCGGCCTTCTCCTGCTAAGGTTCATGCCTTGGAACACTTGTTGGTCTTTACTCCTTCCGGGCATGTTGTGCAGTATGAGCTTCTGCCTTCAATGGGGGGAGAATCCAGTGAAACTGTCTCGAGAACTACGATGGGTCCCCCAGCACAGATACAGGATGAAGAGCTACGAGTGAAAGTTGAACCTCTCCACTGGTGGGATGTTTGCAGAAGAAGAGATTGGCCTGAAAAAGAAGAATGCATTTCTGGACTGACTTTTGACAGTAAGGAAGCTGCTGATGCAGTTGCTAATACCTCTGGTTCTGCAGATAGTAATGGAGACACAGAGTCCGAAAAATCCTGTGACCATTCACATTTTTATATTGCCAATGCTGAGGTCCAGATGAGCTTTGGGAGGATACCAATATGGCAACAATCTAAG ATATATTTTTACACAATGAATTCTCTGAGTGCTGAAGAGCTGGCCCTGACTGGTGAAAATGCTGCCGGggaaattgaaattgagaaGTTTTCAGCTCATGAGGTCGAAATAAGACGAAAAGATCTATTGCCTGTTTTTGACCATTTTCAAAGAAGTCAGTGTGATGGGAGTGAAAG GAGCCTTTCAGAGGGAACATGCCCACCTTCCTTTATTAGCATGGCTAAGGAGAAACCGTCCAAAGATGGTGTCATGTCCTACCCAAAGTTAGATGGCTCGATGGAAAATTTGAATG ATTCACTGGAGAACTACTACATGCCCGTTACTTGGTCTCAGAATGGGAATATTGACCAGCAAAGGCATAATGTTGCCACATCACCTCCAGTGTCGCAAGCTTATATCAACAAGGCTTGTGCTCTAGTTTCTCGGGAACAGTTTGTCCCTGGTACTAATGGTGCATCAGTACCATCAACCTGTCCACTTCCTGCTGACACAAGCATTGTCCAAGAACTTGAGGCCCCAAACAGCAGCGGCTCAAGTGATGATTGCAGTGCAAATTCCAAGGGTTCTAATCTGATGTCGAACATAATTGAGGAGCATGTTAATGGGTCTTTGGACTTTGTGCAGTACTTCCAGGAAGGATACTGCCGACCATCGGATCTAAATGGATGCCCTGATTCTGCGGAAGATATTATTCATGATGATGGCAGTAGCAGTCCCTGTGACAGGGACAAGTCCGAGGAAGAAGGTGATAATGATGACATGCTTGGAGGAGTTTTTGCTTTCTCCGAATAA